A genomic segment from Janibacter sp. DB-40 encodes:
- a CDS encoding SRPBCC domain-containing protein, translated as MPLTDVTTDTDNRTLTMTCDFPVTPERLWQVWADPRQLEKWWGPESHPATVTEHDLRPGGLVKYHMTGPDGEIFPGGWEVIAVDAPHRLEARDFFADADGNPVDTAPQSRMVIEITATEGGSRMVNTSTWESAEDMQAVLDMGVVEGSSSAIGQLDALLAA; from the coding sequence ATGCCACTCACCGACGTCACCACCGACACCGACAACCGCACCCTGACGATGACCTGCGACTTCCCCGTCACCCCCGAGCGCCTCTGGCAGGTGTGGGCCGACCCGCGCCAGCTCGAGAAGTGGTGGGGGCCCGAGTCGCACCCGGCCACGGTCACCGAGCACGACCTGCGGCCCGGCGGTCTCGTGAAGTACCACATGACCGGCCCGGACGGGGAGATCTTCCCCGGCGGCTGGGAGGTCATCGCCGTCGACGCGCCCCACCGGCTGGAGGCGCGCGACTTCTTCGCCGACGCGGACGGCAACCCCGTCGACACGGCGCCACAGTCCCGGATGGTCATCGAGATCACCGCGACCGAGGGTGGCTCGCGGATGGTCAACACCTCGACCTGGGAGTCGGCCGAGGACATGCAGGCGGTTCTCGACATGGGCGTCGTCGAGGGATCGTCCTCCGCGATCGGCCAGCTCGACGCGCTGCTGGCGGCCTGA
- a CDS encoding YciI family protein — protein MKFVILIHSTPEPWGHPTGDFVAEHKALPQEQRDDMNAHFDQVLTQLQENGELVGGEALGDPRSSTLFRWADGDPIASDGPYAETKEQFAGFFLIDVADRGRAEEIAFHFAGPGETIELRPTMWPGGDDQ, from the coding sequence ATGAAGTTCGTCATCCTCATCCACTCCACCCCCGAGCCCTGGGGTCACCCCACCGGTGACTTCGTCGCCGAGCACAAGGCCCTGCCGCAGGAGCAGCGCGACGACATGAATGCGCACTTCGATCAGGTGCTAACCCAGCTGCAGGAGAACGGTGAGCTCGTCGGCGGTGAGGCGCTCGGCGACCCGCGCAGCTCCACGCTCTTCCGCTGGGCCGACGGCGACCCGATCGCCTCCGACGGCCCCTACGCGGAGACCAAGGAGCAGTTCGCCGGCTTCTTCCTCATCGATGTCGCCGACCGCGGGCGAGCCGAGGAGATCGCCTTCCACTTCGCCGGTCCCGGCGAGACGATCGAGCTGCGTCCGACGATGTGGCCCGGCGGCGACGACCAGTGA
- a CDS encoding metalloregulator ArsR/SmtB family transcription factor, producing MDEKRADAFFHALSDGTRRDILRRVLAGEHSVTALAEQYPMSFAAVQKHVAVLERAGLVTKRRSGRESLASGDVEAVRTVASLLAEFEDVWRGRVAGIDSLLAPDTSADTTSTD from the coding sequence ATGGACGAGAAGAGGGCGGACGCCTTCTTCCACGCGCTCTCCGACGGCACGCGCCGCGACATCCTGCGACGCGTCCTCGCCGGTGAGCACTCGGTGACCGCGCTGGCCGAGCAGTACCCGATGAGCTTCGCGGCCGTGCAGAAGCACGTCGCGGTGCTCGAGCGCGCCGGCCTGGTCACCAAACGCCGCAGCGGACGCGAGTCCCTCGCGAGCGGCGACGTCGAGGCCGTGCGGACGGTCGCGTCGCTGCTCGCGGAGTTCGAGGACGTCTGGCGCGGCCGGGTGGCAGGGATCGATTCCCTGCTGGCCCCTGACACATCAGCCGACACCACGTCGACGGACTGA
- a CDS encoding sigma-70 family RNA polymerase sigma factor, translating to MTGGSEDVWREHSAEVLAALLRRSGDFGDCEDALQEALLAAAEQWPRDGMPHDPKAWLIRVASRRLLDAHRSTTARERREWAESASAARLLGSRPDLPDAVEHDDTLRMCMLCAHPDLSDASRVALTLRGVAGLTTAQIASCFLVPEATMAQRISRAKATIRASGAPFAPPTQADAVTRLHAVRHVVYLVFTAGHTTAAGDRLVDLDLQLEAIRLAERLHRALPHDPETTGLLALLLIDHARTAARTDAAGDLVPLDEQDRALWDHAAIARGVALVEAALVKGAVGPFQLQAAIAAVHGESTTVAETDWSQITELYRLLLRVAPSAVVRLNLAAAIGMSQGADAGLDELEGLRSDPSLTRGHRVHAVRAHLLERAGRSEEAREAYLRAAGRTQSIPEQRYLNRRAAALER from the coding sequence GTGACCGGGGGCAGCGAGGACGTCTGGCGCGAGCACAGCGCCGAGGTCCTCGCTGCCCTGCTCCGCAGGAGCGGTGACTTCGGCGACTGCGAGGACGCGCTCCAAGAGGCACTGCTCGCAGCCGCGGAGCAGTGGCCCCGGGACGGGATGCCGCACGACCCGAAGGCCTGGCTCATCCGCGTCGCCTCCCGCCGCTTGCTCGACGCGCATCGCAGCACCACCGCACGCGAGCGAAGGGAGTGGGCCGAGTCCGCTTCTGCCGCACGGCTGCTCGGGTCCCGTCCTGACCTGCCCGACGCGGTCGAGCATGACGACACGCTCCGGATGTGCATGCTCTGCGCCCACCCCGATCTCAGCGACGCCTCTCGGGTGGCGCTCACGCTGCGAGGCGTCGCCGGCCTGACGACGGCACAGATCGCGTCCTGCTTCCTCGTGCCCGAGGCGACCATGGCGCAGCGGATCAGCCGGGCCAAGGCGACGATCCGGGCCAGCGGGGCCCCCTTCGCCCCACCGACGCAGGCGGATGCGGTGACGCGGCTGCACGCGGTCCGGCACGTCGTCTACCTCGTCTTCACCGCGGGTCACACGACCGCGGCCGGCGACCGGCTCGTCGACCTCGACCTGCAGCTCGAGGCGATCAGGCTCGCGGAGCGCCTGCACCGTGCCCTCCCGCACGACCCGGAGACGACCGGGCTCCTCGCCCTGCTGCTCATCGACCACGCGCGCACGGCGGCGCGCACCGACGCGGCCGGCGACCTCGTCCCGCTCGATGAGCAGGACCGCGCGCTGTGGGACCACGCGGCCATCGCGAGGGGTGTGGCCCTGGTCGAGGCGGCGCTGGTGAAGGGGGCGGTCGGACCCTTCCAGCTCCAGGCCGCGATCGCCGCGGTCCACGGCGAGTCGACCACGGTGGCGGAGACCGACTGGTCACAGATCACCGAGCTCTACCGCCTCCTCCTACGCGTCGCACCGTCCGCCGTCGTGCGGCTCAATCTCGCGGCGGCCATCGGTATGTCCCAGGGGGCCGATGCGGGGCTCGACGAGCTGGAGGGGCTCCGGTCGGACCCTTCCCTGACCCGGGGACACCGTGTCCACGCGGTACGCGCACACCTGCTCGAGCGAGCGGGCCGGTCGGAGGAGGCGCGCGAGGCATATCTGCGGGCGGCGGGCAGGACGCAGAGCATCCCGGAGCAGCGCTACCTCAACCGACGGGCCGCGGCACTGGAGCGCTGA